The Solicola gregarius DNA window CAGCGCGGGATCGTGGTCGCGCGCCTCCGCGGCGACGCTCTCGTACGCCTCCAACGGGATGTACGGCGGGTTCGCGACGACGACGTCGACCCCGTCGTCGAGGTCGGCGAACGCGTCCGCGACGTCGCCGTGCCGCAGGTCGACGCCCGACCCCGCGAGGTTGCGCTCGGCGTACGCGACGGCGTCCGGGTCGACCTCGACGGCGTGCACGTGCGCGGCCGGGAGCTCATCCGCCACGGCGGCGGCGATTGCTCCCGAGCCGGTGCAGAGGTCAACGACAACCGGCTCCGGCACAGAACGCTCCGCTGCCTCGATCGCCCAGCCCGCCACGCACTCGGTTTCGGGGCGGGGCACGAACACGCCGGGTCCGACCGCCAGCTCGACGTGCCTGAAGTGCGCGACCCCGGTCAGGTGCTGCAACGGCTCGCGCGTCGCCCGCCGGCAGACGAGGTCGTCGTACGCCGCCGCCTGCTCGGGCGACGGGTCGCGTCCCCGACGAAGTGCGGATCGGGGGACGTCGAGGACGTGCTCGAGCAGCAGCTCCGCATCGACGTCCGGTGACGGCACGCCGGCATCGGCGAGGCGCTGCGTCGCCGACGCGAGCAGGTCGGCGACGCGCATCAGGACGCGTCCGTCGCGCCGGCCTCGACCGCCGACAGCCGGGCGTGCATATCGGCATCGACGCACGCGGCGATCACGTCGTCGAGCGCGCCGTTCATCACCTGGTCCAGGTTGTATGCCTTGAAGCCCACGCGATGGTCGGAGATGCGGTTCTCCGGGAAGTTGTAGGTACGGATGCGCTCGGACCGGTCAACCGTGCGCACCTGCGAGCGACGAGCGTCGGACGCCTCGGCGTCGGCCGCCTCCTGTGCCGCACTGAGCAGCCGGGCCCGCAGGATACGCAGCGCCTGCTCCTTGTTCTGCAGCTGGCTCTTCTCGTTCTGACAGCTCACTACGATGCCGGTCGGCAGGTGCGTGATGCGTACGGCCGAGTCGGTGGTGTTGACGCTCTGGCCGCCCGGCCCGGAAGACCGGAACACATCGATCCGCAGGTCGTTGTCGTTGATCTCGACGTCGATCTGCTCGGCCTCGGGAAGTACGAGAACGCCCGCCGCTGACGTGTGGACGCGTCCCTGCGACTCGGTGACCGGCACCCGCTGCACCCGGTGCACGCCGCCTTCGTACTTCAGCAACGCGTACGGCGCCTCGCCCGGCTCGGGCGTGCCCTTGGCCTTCACGGCGAGGGTCACCGACTTGAACCCGCCGAGGTCCGACTCGGTCGAGTCGAGCACCTCGACCTTCCAGCCGCGCACCTCGGCGTAGCGGGTGTACATGCGATACAGGTCTCCGGCGAACAGCGCCGACTCCTCGCCGCCCTCGCCGGCCTTGATCTCGAGGATCGTGCCCAACGAGTCGGCCGGATCTCTGGGTACGAGCATCCGCCGCAGCCGCTCGGCGAGCGCGTCGCGCTCGGTCTCGAGCGACGCCGCCTCGTCCGCGAAAGCCGCATCGTCCGCGCTCAGCTCGCGGGCGGCCTCGGCGTCGTCACCTGCGCGCTGCCAGTCGTGGTACGCCCGCACGATCGAGCTGACCTCCGAGTACCGCTGGCCGAGGCGCTTGGCCGTCGCGGGATCCGCGTGCACGTCGGGCTCGGCCAGCCGGCGCTCCAGATCCGCCTGCTCCGCCACCAACGACTCGACTGCCTCGAACATCTCGTACCTCTCGTAGCGGCCGTACCCGGACATGACGACGGCGCCGACCCGCGAGCGAGGGGCTCGCCGGGTCGGCGCCGTAACGCAGCTACTTCTTCGCGTACCGCTTCTCGAAGCGGGCGACGCGGCCACCGGTGTCCAGAATCTTCTGCTTACCGGTGTAGAACGGGTGGCACTGCGAGCACACATCGGCGTGCATGACGCCGTCGGACTTGGTGCTGCGCGTCGTGAAGGTGCTGCCGCAGGTACACGTGACCTCGGTCAGCACATACGCAGGGTGGATGTCGCGCTTCATGGGGTTTCCTCTCAGACGTGGTGCCCTGGGTCGGGAATCCGTGAACCAGGACCGTCCGCCAGTCTCTCACTGACACCAAAGTCAACGCCAATCGAGGGGTGGATATTCCGCTACAGCAGCGCCTCGACGTCGGCGGCGATCTTGTCCGGCTTCGTGGCCGGCGCGTACCGCTTCACGACGAAGCCGGCGCGGTCGACGAGGAACTTCGTGAAGTTCCACTTGACCCGGTCGCCGAGCACACCGCCCTGCTCGCCCTTCAGCCAGCGGTACAGCGGATGCGCGTCGTCGCCGTTGACGTCGATCTTCGCGAACATCGGAACGTCACGCCGTACGTCGTCGAGCAGAAGGCCGCGATCTCGTCCTCGCCGCCGGGCTCCTGGTGGTTGAACTGGTTGCACGGAAAGCCGAGCACGACGAGACCGCGCTCGGCGTACGTGCGGTACAGCTCCTCGAGACCCTCGTACTGCGGCGTGAAGCCGCACTTGGACGCGGTGTTGACGACCAGGAGCACCTTGCCGCGATAGTCCGCGAGCGTACGTTGTGCGCCGTCGATGTCGGTCGCCTCGAAGTCGTACGCCGTCGTCATCTGCTCTCCTCGGGTTGCCACGGGGTAAGTCGGGGGTACCAGCCGGGTACGTTCTCACAGTACGTGGCGTACTGCGCGCCGTACCGGCGGCGCAGCGTCGGCTGCTCGTACGCGACCGTGAACGTCCACACGGCCGCGCAGAACACCACCAGCCAGATCGCAACGCCACGGTCCTCGAAGAACAGTGCCTGGCCGCCGATCATCGCGGCAACGGCGACGTACATCGGATTGCGGACCCAGCGGTAGAGGCCGCCGACGACGAGGAGCTCGGTCGGCGCCGTGGGGGCCGGCGTGCCGTGGCCCTCGATGACGAACTGGACGAACGCGGCGACGACGAGCGCGAGTCCGGCCGCCGCGAGAGCGATGCCGGCTCCCTGCGCCCAGCCGAACGGGCCGTCGTACGCCCAGCCGGTGAGCAACCACGGGACGAGACCGGCCGTGACACCCGGGGCGGCGAGGAAGAACAGGCCGGACATCACGGCGTCGGCTCGGACGGAGTTGCTCATCATGTGATGAATTCTACTCCGGTATGTGCGCCCCGGCCGGTGCGATGGCGATGCCGAGCGCCGAGGCGAGCTGGTAGCCGAGGCCGACCAGGTCGAGCGGGTCGATCGTCGCACCCGCCAGGCTGGTCACTCCGCCGATGCCGTCGAGCACGCAGGCCTCGAACCGCACCCGGTCGAGAGTGACCTCGCGGAAGTCGGCGCCGGTGAGGTTGCAGTCGACGAAGCGTACGTCGGTGAGAGAAGCGGACGCGAAGTCGCCGCCGGTCACCTTGCAGCCATCGAAGACGACCCTGCGAAGGGTGGCGAACCGCCAGTTGGACAGGTCGACGGCACAGCCGGTGAGCCGGACGTTCTGCACGGTGCAGCCGGACAGGTCGATGCCCGTGAGCCGGCTCCGGGCCACCGCGACCCGCTGCCACCCGCAGTCGGTCATCGCGACATTGCCGAGGTCGCACTCGTCGACGACGGCATCACCGATCACACATCTGCGCCAGGTCGATGCGGCCCAGCGACTCGCCGCGAACCGGCATTCATCGACTTCGGTGAGCTCGAAGGCCGCACCGCTCAGGTCGAGATCGGCGTACGCCAGACCGCTGACCGTCGCGTCGGACCGGATCGGCTCGGCCGCCACCGGCAGCTCGTCGGGCAGGCGTGGTGGCGTGGGAACGCGCGGATCGGTCACGGCCACCAAAGTAGACGACGCCGCCGACAGCACGGGACTGTCGGCGGCGTCGGTGCTCTGCTAGTCGTCGCCGTTGTTGCTGCGGCGACCGCTGGCGACCGGAGTCGTCTTGTTGACCTGCATCAGGAACTCGACGTTGCTCTTGGTGCTCTTGAGCTTCTCCAGCATCAGCTCGAGCGCCTGCTGCCCGTCGAGGCCGGAGAGGACGCGGCGGAGCTTCCAGACGACGGCCAGCTCCTCCTTGCTCATCAGCAGCTCTTCGCGACGCGTACCCGACGCATCGACGTCGATGGCCGGGAAGATCCGCTTGTCGGCGAACTCGCGCCTCAGCCGGAGCTCCATGTTGCCCGTGCCCTTGAACTCCTCGAAGATGACCTCGTCCATCTTGGACCCGGTCTCGACGAGCGCCGACGCCAGAATCGTCAGCGAGCCGCCATCCTCGATGTTGCGGGCAGCGCCGAAGAAGCGCTTCGGCGGGTAGAGCGCCGACGAGTCGACACCACCGGACAGGATGCGCCCGCTCGCCGGAGCCGCGAGGTTGTACGCGCGCCCGAGGCGGGTGATCGAGTCGAGGAGGACGACCACGTCGTGGCCGAGCTCGACGAGCCGCTTGGCCCGCTCGATGGCGAGCTCCGCGACCGTCGTGTGGTCGTCGGCCGGCCGGTCGAACGTCGACGCGATGACCTCGCCGTTGACCGTGCGCTGCATGTCGGTGACCTCTTCGGGCCGCTCGTCGACCAGCACGACCATCAGGTGGCACTCGGGGTTGTTGGTGGTGATCGCGTTCGCGACCGCCTGCATGATCATCGTCTTGCCGGCCTTCGGCGGCGACACGATCAGGCCGCGCTGCCCCTTGCCGATCGGCGCGACGATGTCGATGATCCGCGTCGTGTACGCCGTGGCATCGGTCTCGAGCCGGAGTCGCTCGGAGGCGTACAGCGGCGTGAGCTTGGAGAAGTCGACGCGCTTCTTCGCCTCCTCGACCTCCATGCCGTTGATCGACTCGATGCGGACGAGCGGGTTGAACTTCTCCTTGCGCTCGCCTTCACGGGTCTGGCGCACCTGGCCGACGATCGCGTCGCCCTTGCGCAGGCCCCACTTGCGGACCATCGACAGCGACACGTACACGTCGTTCGGACCGGGCAGGTAGCCGCTGGTGCGTACGAAGGCGTAGTTGTCGAGAACGTCGAGGATGCCCGCGGCCGGGATGAGGACGTCGTCCTCGCCGACGGCCGGCTCGGCCTCGGGACCGCGGCGATCGCGGTTGCGGTTGCGGTTGCGGCTCCGCCGACGACGCCCGCCGCTCTCGTTGCGGTCGTCGCGATCGCCGCGCTGCTGGTCGTCGCGCTGCTGATCGCCGCGCTTCTGGTCGTCACGCTGCTGATCGTCACGCTGCTGATCGTCACGCTGCTGATCGCCGCGCTTCTGATCGCCGCGCTTCTGGTCACCGCGCTGCTGATCGTCACGCTTCTGATCGCCGCGCTTCTGGTCACCGCGCTGCTGATCGTCACGCTTCTGGTCGCCGCGCTGCTGGTCGTCACGCTTCTGGTCGCCGTGCTTGGCGTCGCGCTTCTGGTCGTCACGCTTCTGATCGCCGTGCTTGGCGTCGCGCTTCTTGTCGTCGCGCGGCGTGTCCTGCGTCTGATC harbors:
- the prmC gene encoding peptide chain release factor N(5)-glutamine methyltransferase codes for the protein MRVADLLASATQRLADAGVPSPDVDAELLLEHVLDVPRSALRRGRDPSPEQAAAYDDLVCRRATREPLQHLTGVAHFRHVELAVGPGVFVPRPETECVAGWAIEAAERSVPEPVVVDLCTGSGAIAAAVADELPAAHVHAVEVDPDAVAYAERNLAGSGVDLRHGDVADAFADLDDGVDVVVANPPYIPLEAYESVAAEARDHDPALALWSGDDGLDAIRVIERVAYRLLRPGGVVGVEHADVQGESAPGVFSASGRWADVRDNADLAGKPRYLTARRT
- the prfA gene encoding peptide chain release factor 1, which translates into the protein MFEAVESLVAEQADLERRLAEPDVHADPATAKRLGQRYSEVSSIVRAYHDWQRAGDDAEAARELSADDAAFADEAASLETERDALAERLRRMLVPRDPADSLGTILEIKAGEGGEESALFAGDLYRMYTRYAEVRGWKVEVLDSTESDLGGFKSVTLAVKAKGTPEPGEAPYALLKYEGGVHRVQRVPVTESQGRVHTSAAGVLVLPEAEQIDVEINDNDLRIDVFRSSGPGGQSVNTTDSAVRITHLPTGIVVSCQNEKSQLQNKEQALRILRARLLSAAQEAADAEASDARRSQVRTVDRSERIRTYNFPENRISDHRVGFKAYNLDQVMNGALDDVIAACVDADMHARLSAVEAGATDAS
- the rpmE gene encoding 50S ribosomal protein L31, which gives rise to MKRDIHPAYVLTEVTCTCGSTFTTRSTKSDGVMHADVCSQCHPFYTGKQKILDTGGRVARFEKRYAKK
- a CDS encoding methyltransferase family protein translates to MMSNSVRADAVMSGLFFLAAPGVTAGLVPWLLTGWAYDGPFGWAQGAGIALAAAGLALVVAAFVQFVIEGHGTPAPTAPTELLVVGGLYRWVRNPMYVAVAAMIGGQALFFEDRGVAIWLVVFCAAVWTFTVAYEQPTLRRRYGAQYATYCENVPGWYPRLTPWQPEESR
- a CDS encoding pentapeptide repeat-containing protein; translation: MTDPRVPTPPRLPDELPVAAEPIRSDATVSGLAYADLDLSGAAFELTEVDECRFAASRWAASTWRRCVIGDAVVDECDLGNVAMTDCGWQRVAVARSRLTGIDLSGCTVQNVRLTGCAVDLSNWRFATLRRVVFDGCKVTGGDFASASLTDVRFVDCNLTGADFREVTLDRVRFEACVLDGIGGVTSLAGATIDPLDLVGLGYQLASALGIAIAPAGAHIPE
- the rho gene encoding transcription termination factor Rho, whose product is MSETETFTPAAGDSGAEAAEAASSAPRRRGGGGLNGKVIAELQQIASGLGIKGTGRMRKGALIEAIQAAQGGSGQTVAAAASKPATGEEPATLPIESAPAEPARSEAIVQQQAPAARADDERADQTQDTPRDDKKRDAKHGDQKRDDQKRDAKHGDQKRDDQQRGDQKRDDQQRGDQKRGDQKRDDQQRGDQKRGDQKRGDQQRDDQQRDDQQRDDQKRGDQQRDDQQRGDRDDRNESGGRRRRSRNRNRNRDRRGPEAEPAVGEDDVLIPAAGILDVLDNYAFVRTSGYLPGPNDVYVSLSMVRKWGLRKGDAIVGQVRQTREGERKEKFNPLVRIESINGMEVEEAKKRVDFSKLTPLYASERLRLETDATAYTTRIIDIVAPIGKGQRGLIVSPPKAGKTMIMQAVANAITTNNPECHLMVVLVDERPEEVTDMQRTVNGEVIASTFDRPADDHTTVAELAIERAKRLVELGHDVVVLLDSITRLGRAYNLAAPASGRILSGGVDSSALYPPKRFFGAARNIEDGGSLTILASALVETGSKMDEVIFEEFKGTGNMELRLRREFADKRIFPAIDVDASGTRREELLMSKEELAVVWKLRRVLSGLDGQQALELMLEKLKSTKSNVEFLMQVNKTTPVASGRRSNNGDD